A stretch of the Asticcacaulis sp. ZE23SCel15 genome encodes the following:
- a CDS encoding GNAT family N-acetyltransferase gives MHDLYADHLSVAKSTNSSGLHIVDVLIHERAPRLVASPLWPVVRPVLYSLLGYRAAVRMADAIAPLSGQAALDHVSNLLSLEVVTQTLERVPASGRCVVVCNHPTGIADGVAVYDALKNRRDDLIFFANADALRVSPRLNEVLIPVEWVEAKRTREKTRATLMAAKAAFEAERCVVLFPAGRLARKRAGVLRDPDWATTAVSLAQKYQAPMVPVHVAGPNSVWFHSFDKVSKELRDVTLFLELLNKAGKRFDLTVGPVISPDKLTGEVSAVCAAVKDYVETRLCHDPDAVLKGIGA, from the coding sequence ATGCACGACCTTTATGCTGATCATCTGTCTGTGGCAAAAAGCACTAACTCATCCGGCCTGCATATTGTTGATGTCCTAATCCATGAGCGGGCGCCGCGGTTAGTGGCATCGCCACTGTGGCCGGTGGTACGGCCTGTGCTTTATAGTCTTTTGGGATACAGGGCGGCGGTGCGCATGGCTGATGCGATAGCCCCTCTGTCCGGTCAGGCAGCCCTTGATCATGTCTCAAATCTGCTATCGCTTGAGGTCGTGACGCAAACCCTTGAGCGCGTGCCTGCGTCTGGCCGCTGTGTGGTGGTGTGCAATCACCCGACCGGTATAGCCGACGGCGTGGCGGTTTATGATGCCCTGAAAAACCGGCGCGATGACCTGATCTTTTTTGCCAATGCCGATGCTCTGCGCGTCAGTCCGCGCCTTAATGAAGTGCTGATCCCGGTCGAGTGGGTTGAGGCCAAGCGCACCCGTGAAAAGACCCGCGCCACCCTGATGGCGGCTAAGGCGGCCTTTGAGGCGGAGCGCTGTGTGGTGCTGTTTCCGGCGGGGCGGCTGGCGCGAAAGCGGGCCGGTGTGTTGCGCGATCCGGACTGGGCGACCACGGCGGTATCTCTGGCACAAAAATATCAGGCGCCTATGGTGCCGGTGCATGTGGCCGGGCCAAACTCAGTCTGGTTTCATAGTTTCGATAAGGTTTCCAAAGAGTTGCGTGATGTGACCCTGTTTCTGGAACTGCTCAATAAGGCCGGAAAGCGCTTTGACCTGACGGTCGGGCCGGTGATTTCGCCGGACAAGCTTACCGGAGAAGTGTCGGCGGTGTGCGCGGCGGTCAAGGATTATGTGGAAACGCGGCTGTGTCATGACCCTGACGCCGTGTTGAAGGGGATAGGCGCGTGA
- a CDS encoding CoA-acylating methylmalonate-semialdehyde dehydrogenase, which produces MKTIAHFIDGAFRSRPDQRMGPVFNPSLGTQNAQVQLGDAADLEAAVASSQSAFKDWSRLNPQRRARVMFNFKALLEAHMDELAEMIAHEHGKVISDAKGDIQRGLEVIEFCCGIPHALKGEFTYGAGPDIDVWSIRQPLGVVAGITPFNFPAMIPMWMFGPAIATGNCFILKPSEKDPSAPNRLAELLIEAGAPKGVLNVVHGDKDMVEAICAHPAIRAVSFVGSSDIAHSVYRMCADTGKRVQAMGGAKNHGIIMPDADLDQAVKDIMGAAYGSAGERCMALPVVVAVGDKTAAAVREKLIAEIKTLKVGASTDPAAHYGPVVSAAHKQRVSDYVDLGVREGAEIVVDNRDITVAGYENGFFIGPVLFDHVKPHMKTYQEEIFGPVLQIVRSGSLEEAVTLASDHPYGNGVAIFTREGRAARDFALSVQVGMVGINVPIPVPVAYHSFGGWKRSAFGDMNQHGMEGVRFYTQVKTVTARWPEHKAGDGETSYIMPQMG; this is translated from the coding sequence ATGAAAACCATAGCTCACTTTATTGACGGCGCGTTCCGCAGCCGTCCTGACCAGCGCATGGGGCCGGTGTTCAATCCGTCTTTAGGCACGCAAAACGCGCAGGTTCAGCTTGGCGATGCCGCTGATCTGGAGGCTGCGGTCGCATCATCGCAGTCGGCCTTCAAGGACTGGTCGCGCCTGAATCCGCAGCGGCGCGCACGGGTCATGTTCAATTTCAAGGCCCTGTTAGAGGCCCACATGGACGAGCTGGCCGAAATGATTGCCCATGAACACGGCAAGGTCATCAGCGACGCCAAGGGCGACATCCAGCGGGGGCTGGAGGTCATCGAATTTTGCTGCGGCATCCCGCATGCGCTCAAGGGTGAGTTCACCTATGGCGCAGGGCCGGATATCGACGTCTGGTCGATCCGTCAACCGCTGGGCGTGGTGGCCGGCATTACCCCGTTCAACTTCCCGGCCATGATCCCGATGTGGATGTTCGGCCCGGCGATCGCCACCGGCAACTGCTTTATCCTGAAACCGTCCGAAAAAGATCCGTCCGCGCCCAACCGGCTGGCGGAACTGCTGATTGAAGCGGGCGCGCCCAAAGGCGTGCTCAATGTCGTCCACGGCGATAAGGACATGGTCGAAGCCATCTGCGCACACCCCGCCATTCGCGCCGTCAGCTTTGTCGGATCGTCTGACATCGCCCACAGCGTCTATAGGATGTGCGCCGACACCGGTAAGCGCGTGCAGGCCATGGGGGGCGCTAAAAACCACGGCATCATCATGCCCGACGCCGACCTCGATCAAGCGGTCAAGGACATTATGGGTGCGGCCTATGGCTCGGCAGGGGAACGCTGCATGGCCCTTCCCGTTGTGGTCGCGGTCGGTGACAAGACTGCCGCGGCTGTGCGCGAAAAGCTGATCGCCGAGATCAAAACGCTTAAAGTAGGTGCCAGCACTGACCCTGCCGCCCATTATGGCCCGGTGGTGTCGGCGGCGCACAAACAGCGCGTCTCGGACTATGTCGATCTGGGCGTGCGTGAGGGGGCGGAAATCGTGGTCGATAACCGCGATATCACCGTCGCCGGCTATGAAAACGGCTTTTTCATCGGCCCCGTACTGTTCGATCATGTTAAGCCGCACATGAAAACCTATCAGGAGGAAATCTTCGGCCCCGTCCTGCAAATTGTGCGCTCAGGTAGCTTAGAGGAAGCCGTCACGCTGGCGTCCGATCACCCGTATGGCAATGGCGTCGCCATCTTTACCCGCGAAGGCCGCGCGGCGCGTGATTTTGCCCTGTCGGTACAGGTCGGCATGGTTGGCATAAATGTCCCCATTCCCGTGCCGGTCGCCTATCATTCGTTCGGCGGTTGGAAGCGTTCGGCCTTTGGCGATATGAACCAGCATGGTATGGAGGGTGTCAGGTTTTACACCCAGGTTAAAACCGTCACCGCCCGCTGGCCCGAACATAAGGCGGGGGACGGCGAAACCTCCTATATCATGCCGCAAATGGGGTAA
- a CDS encoding tetratricopeptide repeat protein, with protein sequence MRNMSVVECQTHDLSKEAADRKLMLQAFKYMEARDFKKLTKLKPKLQTALTRAPDKPSQPEKCGDEIIIYAEGLVPLLMMSAMLKDGQLGASKVTQREPLPYAMLAYAAGWMAFEDGDFATAEASYSKGLLNEPDNLALTAELSTALAKQGRTEEALAVADAYLSAHDDPEDTNRALMLRRRGYALIDLNRLDEAEAAYKEALALVPDHQIALNQLAYIREQKAAGSHDTPPQ encoded by the coding sequence ATGCGTAATATGTCCGTTGTCGAGTGCCAGACGCACGATCTGTCCAAAGAGGCTGCGGACCGCAAGCTTATGCTTCAGGCGTTCAAATATATGGAAGCCCGCGACTTTAAGAAGCTGACCAAGCTTAAGCCCAAACTTCAGACCGCCCTCACCCGTGCCCCTGATAAACCTTCGCAGCCAGAAAAATGTGGCGATGAAATCATCATCTATGCAGAGGGTCTGGTACCGCTATTGATGATGAGCGCCATGTTAAAAGATGGCCAACTGGGGGCGAGTAAGGTCACCCAACGCGAGCCTTTGCCCTATGCTATGCTGGCCTACGCTGCGGGATGGATGGCCTTTGAAGACGGCGATTTTGCGACGGCCGAAGCCTCTTACAGCAAGGGCCTGCTGAACGAACCTGACAATCTGGCCCTTACAGCGGAATTATCAACCGCGCTGGCTAAACAGGGCCGCACAGAAGAAGCCTTGGCCGTTGCGGATGCATATCTGAGCGCCCACGACGATCCCGAAGACACAAACCGCGCCTTGATGTTGCGGCGACGCGGCTACGCCCTGATTGATCTAAACCGTCTTGATGAGGCCGAAGCCGCCTATAAAGAGGCATTGGCTCTGGTGCCCGATCATCAAATCGCGCTAAATCAACTTGCCTACATTCGAGAACAAAAGGCCGCTGGCTCACATGACACCCCACCCCAATGA
- a CDS encoding PQQ-dependent sugar dehydrogenase produces MKRSNWMMGIALSVMAVTAACNKPATSQNAAPSAEATESFEVVTYAEGLEQPWGMAFLPDGRLLVTEKAGRLQVISKDGKPKLVSGTPVVADAGQGGLLGVAVDPDFAQNQYIYLSFSEPGEGGVAGTSVARAKLSGQVLTDLKVIWQQSPKVKSNNHWGSRIVFAPDGKLFITTGDRASFREKAQDLTYTFGKVIRINSDGTIPQDNPFVGRSDAKPEIWSYGHRNMQGAAINPATGKLWTNEHGAQGGDEINAPEAGKNYGWPVITWGVDYSGARIGEGTTKSGMEQPVHYWNPSIAPSGMLFYTGDAFPTWKGDLFIGSLKFQYLNHIKLDGTKVVSETKLLEDEAERIRDVVQGPDGLIYVAYDSGDGRIVRLQPK; encoded by the coding sequence ATGAAGCGCTCAAACTGGATGATGGGGATTGCCCTCAGTGTGATGGCGGTGACGGCAGCGTGCAATAAACCCGCAACCTCACAAAATGCAGCACCCTCCGCAGAGGCCACCGAATCCTTTGAGGTTGTGACCTATGCCGAAGGGCTGGAACAGCCGTGGGGCATGGCCTTCCTGCCGGACGGCCGTTTGCTGGTCACCGAAAAAGCCGGGCGGTTGCAGGTCATATCCAAGGACGGCAAGCCTAAGCTGGTCAGTGGTACGCCTGTGGTGGCTGACGCGGGGCAGGGCGGGCTGTTGGGCGTGGCGGTCGATCCGGACTTTGCCCAGAACCAGTATATCTACCTGTCGTTTTCGGAACCCGGTGAAGGCGGTGTGGCGGGCACGTCCGTGGCGCGCGCCAAGCTTTCCGGGCAAGTCCTGACCGACCTCAAGGTCATCTGGCAGCAGAGCCCGAAGGTCAAAAGCAACAACCACTGGGGGTCGCGCATCGTCTTCGCGCCTGATGGCAAGCTGTTTATCACCACCGGCGACCGGGCGTCCTTTCGTGAAAAGGCGCAAGACCTGACCTATACCTTCGGCAAGGTCATCCGCATCAACAGTGACGGCACCATCCCGCAGGACAACCCGTTTGTCGGTCGCAGCGATGCCAAGCCGGAAATCTGGTCATACGGTCACCGCAATATGCAGGGGGCGGCGATCAATCCGGCGACCGGCAAGCTGTGGACCAATGAGCACGGCGCGCAGGGCGGCGATGAGATCAACGCGCCGGAAGCCGGTAAAAACTATGGCTGGCCGGTCATCACTTGGGGCGTGGACTATAGCGGCGCCAGGATCGGCGAAGGCACCACCAAGTCCGGCATGGAACAGCCGGTTCATTACTGGAACCCGTCGATCGCGCCGTCCGGCATGTTGTTCTACACCGGCGATGCCTTCCCGACCTGGAAGGGCGACCTGTTTATCGGCTCCCTCAAGTTCCAGTATCTGAACCATATCAAGCTCGACGGCACAAAGGTCGTGTCGGAAACCAAACTGCTGGAAGACGAAGCTGAACGCATCCGTGACGTGGTTCAGGGGCCGGATGGTTTGATCTATGTCGCCTACGACAGCGGTGATGGCCGAATTGTGCGCCTGCAGCCGAAGTAG
- the rplS gene encoding 50S ribosomal protein L19, with translation MNLLQKLEAEECAKLRAGKSFPEFQPGDTVRVSVKIKEGDRERVQAYEGVCIARAGSGINENFTVRKISFGEGVERVFPLLSPMIDGIEVKRRGVVRRAKLYYLRDRRGKSARIVERSQNSTRGSKGAELRAQMASKSEASEG, from the coding sequence ATGAACCTGCTTCAAAAGCTCGAAGCCGAAGAATGTGCCAAGCTGCGCGCCGGCAAATCCTTTCCTGAATTCCAGCCGGGCGACACCGTCCGCGTCAGCGTCAAGATCAAGGAAGGCGACCGTGAGCGCGTCCAGGCCTACGAAGGCGTTTGCATCGCGCGTGCCGGTTCCGGCATCAATGAAAATTTCACCGTCCGTAAGATCAGCTTCGGCGAAGGCGTAGAGCGCGTATTCCCGCTGCTGTCGCCAATGATCGACGGTATCGAAGTCAAGCGTCGCGGTGTCGTCCGTCGCGCCAAGCTGTACTACCTGCGTGACCGTCGTGGTAAGTCGGCCCGTATCGTTGAGCGTTCGCAAAACTCGACCCGCGGCTCCAAGGGTGCTGAACTGCGCGCCCAGATGGCCAGCAAGAGCGAAGCCTCTGAGGGCTAA
- the trmD gene encoding tRNA (guanosine(37)-N1)-methyltransferase TrmD → MFPEAFPGPLDVSVIGNARKESGLWTLETVDIRAFSSDKRGFLDDTPAGGGPGQVLKADVIAKALDSIDVSNRPLIYMSARGKPLTQGRVREWSKAQGLIVLCGRFEGVDQRVLDARGFEEISVGDAVLAGGESAAMVTIEATLRLIPGVLGASASLDNESFEDGLLEHPQFTRPRTFEGLDIPEVLLSGDHKKAALWRQQMREATTKERRPDLWAAHLSKSQAKGD, encoded by the coding sequence ATGTTTCCGGAAGCCTTTCCGGGGCCGCTGGATGTCTCGGTCATCGGCAATGCCCGAAAAGAATCTGGGCTTTGGACGCTAGAAACGGTGGACATTCGCGCCTTTTCGAGCGATAAGCGCGGCTTCCTTGACGACACCCCTGCGGGTGGCGGCCCCGGACAGGTGCTTAAAGCGGACGTTATCGCAAAAGCTCTTGATTCGATTGATGTTTCCAATCGACCGCTCATTTACATGAGTGCCCGTGGCAAACCACTGACGCAAGGTCGGGTTCGCGAATGGTCTAAGGCCCAAGGCCTTATTGTCCTGTGCGGGCGGTTCGAAGGGGTGGATCAGCGGGTGCTCGATGCCCGCGGGTTCGAAGAAATCAGCGTTGGCGATGCCGTCCTTGCGGGTGGTGAATCGGCGGCGATGGTGACGATTGAGGCGACGTTGCGGCTTATTCCGGGGGTTCTCGGCGCATCGGCCAGCCTTGATAACGAAAGCTTTGAGGATGGTCTCCTTGAACACCCGCAGTTTACGCGACCGCGGACGTTTGAGGGCCTCGACATCCCCGAAGTGCTGTTAAGCGGCGACCACAAAAAGGCGGCGCTCTGGCGGCAACAGATGCGAGAGGCAACCACGAAAGAACGACGTCCCGATCTGTGGGCGGCGCATCTTTCCAAATCACAGGCAAAAGGCGATTAA
- a CDS encoding TonB-dependent receptor, with the protein MTSVVAMAGAYAVPVYADTEDVTEVVVTAQKRAEPLATTPLSVAVVTGDQLRQAGAHDLKDLQSLTPSLIITSTANEAQTTARLRGIGTVGDNPGLESSVGVVIDGVVRARTATAMSDLGEVDRVEILKGPQSGLFGKGASAGLIQVVTKAPEMASRQTLELTAGEHGTLGVSGYATGPLSDTVAGSLNLTYRSREGQYKVHTGNGPRSDDRDNDQNYYSARGQLLFTPNDTVAVRMIGDYTKRDENCCAGVAVVKGATSAYIDLLVPDSGVAQTINVEGREVWSNRSTAQSLVDTGLSVETVVRLSDTIDLTSITAARHWDHTNGYDADFSSADIYYREPDGAFGNRFDTLSQELRVAGRTTVFDWMVGLYLSSEDLERHDQYIYGSAFEPYLGLLLSGGANINRVSQLTGRPVGQSFVAGEGMNDVYNQKERNIALFTDNSWHVTQTVTATLGLRVNKQDKTLISRHTNSDGGVACAGAQSLNIGGVGTICQSFANPTFNALSYGQSHEEEATTGSFRVKWQALPSLMTYASYARGWKGAGYNLDREQTATFAADKDTSFAAETSESYEIGLKGRWWRGRLALDAAVFDQAFEDFQLNTFLGTSFLVKSIPELKSRGVEFETRYSIPSLGLKLWGGATFAEAQFGPQVVVGLPALTDRRAAFAPKWSVTSGVDYQREVANWTMRANLTARYNSAYNTGSDLAAIKVQEAFTLLNGRLSLLRPDDRVAVELWGQNLTDETYYQVVFGAPFQSGTFNAFLTQPRTVGLTVRLRR; encoded by the coding sequence ATGACAAGCGTCGTGGCGATGGCGGGCGCATATGCCGTACCGGTATATGCGGATACCGAAGATGTGACAGAAGTCGTGGTCACGGCCCAGAAACGGGCTGAACCGCTGGCGACCACGCCATTGTCGGTCGCGGTCGTCACGGGCGACCAACTCAGACAGGCGGGGGCCCATGACCTCAAAGACCTGCAAAGCCTGACGCCGTCGTTGATCATTACCTCCACCGCCAACGAAGCCCAGACCACGGCCCGTCTGCGCGGCATTGGGACGGTCGGTGATAATCCGGGGCTGGAATCCTCGGTCGGGGTGGTGATCGACGGCGTGGTGCGGGCGCGTACGGCCACCGCCATGAGCGATTTGGGCGAGGTTGACCGTGTTGAGATCCTCAAAGGGCCGCAGTCAGGCCTGTTTGGCAAGGGCGCGTCGGCGGGCCTTATTCAGGTCGTCACCAAGGCACCGGAAATGGCCTCGCGCCAGACTTTGGAGCTGACCGCTGGTGAGCATGGCACGCTGGGGGTTTCCGGTTACGCTACCGGGCCGTTGAGCGATACCGTTGCCGGGTCTCTGAACCTGACTTATCGCAGCCGTGAGGGTCAGTACAAAGTCCATACCGGCAACGGCCCGCGTAGCGACGACCGCGACAATGATCAGAACTATTACTCAGCGCGCGGACAGTTGTTGTTTACGCCCAATGACACCGTGGCCGTGCGTATGATCGGTGACTATACCAAACGCGACGAAAATTGTTGTGCTGGTGTGGCGGTGGTGAAGGGGGCGACGTCCGCCTATATCGATCTTCTGGTCCCCGATAGTGGTGTGGCGCAAACGATCAATGTCGAGGGCCGCGAAGTCTGGTCCAACCGCTCGACCGCGCAAAGCCTGGTCGATACGGGCCTATCGGTGGAAACCGTGGTGCGGCTGTCCGATACGATCGACCTGACCTCGATCACGGCGGCGCGTCACTGGGATCATACCAATGGCTATGATGCGGATTTCTCATCAGCCGATATCTATTACCGTGAACCTGACGGCGCGTTCGGCAACCGCTTTGATACCTTAAGCCAGGAACTGCGCGTGGCTGGTCGCACGACAGTGTTTGACTGGATGGTGGGTCTTTATCTGTCGTCCGAGGATTTGGAACGCCACGATCAGTATATTTACGGCTCGGCGTTTGAGCCCTATCTGGGGCTGTTGCTGTCCGGGGGTGCCAATATCAACCGCGTCTCGCAGCTTACCGGGCGTCCCGTGGGACAATCGTTTGTGGCCGGTGAGGGCATGAACGATGTCTATAATCAGAAAGAGCGCAATATTGCTCTGTTCACGGACAATAGCTGGCATGTTACCCAAACTGTGACGGCGACCTTGGGTCTACGCGTCAATAAACAGGACAAGACCCTGATCAGCCGCCATACAAATTCGGACGGTGGTGTGGCCTGTGCGGGGGCTCAAAGCCTCAATATCGGCGGTGTCGGCACGATCTGCCAATCCTTTGCCAATCCGACGTTTAATGCTCTGTCCTATGGCCAAAGCCATGAGGAAGAGGCTACGACCGGGTCGTTCCGTGTGAAATGGCAGGCCCTGCCGTCGCTGATGACCTATGCGTCCTATGCGCGCGGCTGGAAAGGGGCGGGCTATAATCTCGACCGCGAACAGACGGCGACGTTTGCGGCGGACAAGGATACATCTTTTGCGGCGGAAACCTCTGAGTCCTATGAAATTGGCCTCAAAGGCCGGTGGTGGCGTGGGCGGCTGGCGCTGGATGCGGCGGTCTTCGATCAGGCGTTTGAGGATTTTCAGCTCAATACGTTTCTGGGCACCAGCTTCCTTGTGAAGTCGATCCCGGAACTGAAGTCGCGCGGTGTGGAGTTTGAAACGCGCTACAGCATTCCGTCACTGGGTCTGAAACTGTGGGGCGGCGCGACCTTTGCCGAGGCTCAGTTCGGGCCGCAGGTGGTGGTGGGTCTGCCGGCCCTGACTGACCGGCGGGCGGCATTTGCGCCCAAGTGGTCGGTGACGTCCGGGGTGGATTATCAGCGTGAGGTGGCGAACTGGACTATGCGGGCCAATCTGACGGCGCGTTATAATTCGGCTTACAATACCGGCTCAGATCTGGCGGCGATCAAGGTGCAGGAAGCGTTTACGCTGCTGAATGGCCGTCTGTCCCTTTTGAGACCGGATGATCGTGTGGCGGTCGAACTGTGGGGCCAGAACCTGACCGACGAGACCTATTATCAGGTCGTGTTTGGGGCACCGTTCCAGTCAGGGACGTTTAACGCGTTCCTGACGCAACCGAGGACGGTGGGGTTGACGGTGCGCTTACGTCGTTAA
- a CDS encoding pentapeptide repeat-containing protein, which yields MIQTLTDQILDRAAILLLANKGEPIKLVGCELEEIDLSDLILNGWVFEDCILRKTKFKSTKLEHAQFIGCKGGQADFTSADLTEAQFTACDFNNTLFKGTVLPQAAFKRCKLTGANFSDSRNIDVTFEECRLNDAHLRGFSFSKQTLKSLDMHNADLQRCDFRKAVFEDCSLRDAILDNARFEGADLRGTDIGGVRLEDARRFKGATISRAQAAELLSELGLKVL from the coding sequence ATGATCCAAACTCTCACCGACCAAATCCTCGACCGTGCGGCCATACTATTGCTGGCCAATAAGGGCGAGCCGATAAAGCTTGTTGGGTGCGAGCTTGAAGAGATTGACCTGTCGGATTTGATCCTCAACGGCTGGGTGTTTGAGGACTGCATTTTACGCAAAACAAAGTTCAAATCCACGAAATTGGAACATGCGCAGTTCATCGGCTGCAAGGGTGGGCAGGCCGATTTTACCTCCGCTGATCTGACCGAAGCGCAATTCACCGCCTGCGATTTCAATAATACCTTATTCAAAGGCACCGTCCTGCCGCAGGCGGCCTTTAAGCGCTGTAAGCTGACCGGTGCTAATTTCAGCGACAGCCGCAATATCGATGTGACTTTTGAAGAGTGTCGCCTGAACGACGCTCATTTGCGCGGGTTTTCGTTCAGCAAGCAGACACTGAAATCGCTGGATATGCACAATGCTGATCTGCAACGCTGTGATTTCAGAAAAGCGGTGTTTGAGGACTGCTCTTTGCGCGATGCGATCCTGGATAATGCCCGCTTTGAAGGCGCTGACCTGCGCGGTACGGACATCGGCGGGGTGCGCCTTGAGGATGCCCGCCGCTTCAAAGGGGCGACCATTTCGCGCGCTCAGGCCGCAGAACTTCTGTCCGAACTGGGCTTGAAAGTGCTATAA
- the pnp gene encoding polyribonucleotide nucleotidyltransferase produces MFDIKRKTIDWAGRKLTLETGRIARQADAAVLATYGETTVLATVVYARSPKPGQDFFPLTVNYQEKTFAAGKIPGGYFKREGRPSEKETLVSRLIDRPIRPLFVKGFKNEVQVVVTVLSHDMENDPDILAMVATSAALTLSGVPFMGPIGGARVALINDEYVLNPTVDQTKESSLDLVVAGTQDALMMVESEAQELGEDKMLGALMFAHAGMQPVIEAIIEMAEHAAKEPFEFEAEDFSGVVTEIKGLVGNDIREAYTHQGKEQRRNAVGDAKKKAAAALVKSDENPDGVDAAIFGSAFKECEADVLRRDIIDHGRRVDGRPVDKVRQIVSEVGILPRTHGSALFTRGETQALVVATLGTGDDEQFIDSLEGTYKEKFLLHYNFPPYSVGETGRMGSPGRREIGHGKLAWRAIRPMLPSAEEFPYTVRVVSEITESNGSSSMATVCGTSLALMDAGVPLKSPVSGIAMGLILEKDGFAVLSDILGDEDHLGDMDFKVAGTVNGITSLQMDIKVPGITEEIMTKALRQANEGRLHILEEMNKAISGAREELGEFAPKIETIKIATDKIREVIGTGGKVIREIVEKTGAKIDIADDGTIKISASEQSKIDAAREWVKSIASEPEVGAIYNGKVVKVVDFGAFVNFFGAKDGLVHVSQIKNEKVATVADVLKEGDEVKVKFMGFDDRGKTKLSMKVVDQETGEDLSEKLAAERAARIEAGEEVPSEERAERSDRGDRGDRRPPRRPRRD; encoded by the coding sequence ATGTTTGATATCAAAAGAAAAACAATTGACTGGGCCGGCCGTAAGCTGACCCTTGAGACCGGCCGTATCGCGCGTCAGGCAGATGCTGCGGTTCTGGCTACCTACGGGGAAACCACAGTTTTGGCCACGGTCGTGTACGCACGCTCGCCAAAGCCGGGTCAGGACTTCTTCCCGCTGACCGTCAACTATCAGGAAAAGACCTTCGCCGCCGGCAAGATCCCCGGTGGTTACTTCAAGCGCGAAGGCCGCCCGTCTGAAAAAGAAACCCTGGTGTCGCGTCTGATCGATCGTCCGATCCGCCCGCTGTTCGTTAAGGGCTTCAAGAACGAAGTTCAGGTTGTGGTCACCGTCCTGTCGCACGACATGGAAAATGATCCGGACATTCTGGCGATGGTCGCGACCTCTGCGGCGCTTACCCTGTCGGGTGTGCCGTTCATGGGCCCCATCGGTGGTGCCCGCGTGGCCCTGATCAATGACGAATATGTTCTGAACCCGACCGTTGATCAAACCAAGGAATCCTCGCTTGATCTGGTCGTGGCCGGAACGCAAGACGCCCTGATGATGGTTGAATCCGAAGCTCAGGAACTGGGCGAAGACAAGATGCTGGGTGCTTTGATGTTCGCCCATGCCGGTATGCAGCCGGTCATCGAGGCCATTATCGAAATGGCCGAACACGCTGCCAAGGAGCCGTTTGAGTTTGAAGCCGAAGACTTCTCAGGGGTCGTGACCGAGATCAAGGGTCTGGTCGGCAATGACATCCGCGAAGCCTATACCCATCAGGGTAAAGAGCAGCGCCGCAATGCCGTCGGCGACGCCAAGAAAAAGGCCGCTGCCGCGCTTGTAAAGTCCGATGAAAACCCGGACGGCGTCGATGCCGCCATCTTCGGTTCGGCCTTTAAGGAATGTGAAGCCGACGTTCTGCGCCGCGACATCATCGATCATGGCCGCCGCGTTGACGGTCGTCCGGTCGATAAGGTCCGTCAGATCGTGTCGGAAGTCGGCATTTTGCCGCGCACCCACGGTTCGGCCCTGTTTACCCGCGGCGAAACTCAGGCGCTGGTCGTTGCCACCCTTGGCACCGGCGATGATGAGCAGTTCATCGACAGCCTGGAAGGCACCTACAAAGAAAAGTTCCTTCTGCACTATAACTTCCCTCCATACTCAGTGGGTGAAACCGGCCGTATGGGCTCGCCCGGCCGTCGCGAAATCGGTCACGGTAAGCTGGCCTGGCGTGCGATCCGTCCGATGCTGCCGTCGGCGGAAGAGTTCCCGTACACCGTGCGCGTAGTCTCTGAGATCACCGAATCCAACGGCTCATCCTCGATGGCCACCGTCTGTGGTACGTCGCTGGCGCTGATGGATGCCGGTGTGCCGCTGAAATCGCCGGTATCCGGTATCGCCATGGGTCTCATCTTAGAGAAAGACGGCTTTGCGGTTCTGTCGGACATTTTGGGTGACGAAGATCATCTGGGCGACATGGACTTTAAGGTCGCGGGTACCGTCAACGGTATCACCTCGCTGCAAATGGACATCAAGGTTCCCGGCATCACCGAGGAAATCATGACCAAGGCGCTGCGTCAGGCTAACGAAGGCCGTCTGCATATCCTGGAAGAGATGAACAAGGCCATTTCCGGTGCCCGTGAAGAGCTGGGTGAGTTTGCGCCTAAGATCGAAACCATCAAGATCGCGACGGACAAGATCCGTGAAGTGATCGGCACCGGCGGTAAGGTCATTCGCGAAATCGTCGAAAAGACCGGCGCGAAGATAGATATTGCTGACGACGGCACCATCAAGATCTCGGCCTCTGAGCAGTCCAAGATCGACGCCGCCCGCGAGTGGGTCAAGTCGATTGCCTCTGAGCCCGAAGTTGGCGCTATCTATAACGGTAAGGTCGTGAAGGTCGTCGATTTCGGCGCGTTCGTGAACTTCTTCGGGGCCAAGGACGGCCTGGTCCACGTCTCCCAGATCAAGAACGAAAAGGTCGCCACGGTTGCCGACGTTCTGAAAGAAGGCGACGAAGTCAAGGTCAAGTTTATGGGCTTTGACGATCGCGGCAAGACTAAGTTGTCGATGAAGGTCGTCGATCAGGAAACCGGCGAAGACCTCTCGGAAAAGCTGGCGGCTGAACGCGCGGCCCGCATCGAAGCCGGTGAGGAAGTGCCTTCAGAAGAGCGTGCCGAGCGCTCCGACCGTGGTGATCGCGGCGACCGCCGTCCGCCGCGCCGTCCGCGCCGCGACTAA